The proteins below come from a single Eucalyptus grandis isolate ANBG69807.140 chromosome 3, ASM1654582v1, whole genome shotgun sequence genomic window:
- the LOC104430159 gene encoding LEAF RUST 10 DISEASE-RESISTANCE LOCUS RECEPTOR-LIKE PROTEIN KINASE-like 2.2, which translates to MSASRYLSDNSNPESPGDPLNGSFNSTMDRFLAAAIISGVVGTAATIAIVYFIIDCLKKAGTAIPSLAKIATNDLEKFPQVVRPLPSEVISVTPPAISPGHNWDVPNEFGTLERFLNPPRFSSDQLAAYTSGYATVLGSGAYGVVFKGELPNGTLVAVKVLTNAHDKRMKEQFMAEVSSIGRTHHINLVRLYGFCFDPTTRALVYEYMENGSLDKFLLGDQMAIDGHKMHEIAVGTAKGIAYLHEECEQQIVHYDIKPGNILLDQNLRPKIADFGLAKLCNRESSQIPMTGFRGTHGYAAPEMSKPYPVTYRCDVYSFGMVLFDIMERRINHDMDLKESMSGLPQCTWHILQNDRLLEMVCGFPESERKKAMMMLKVALWCIQYKPEARPMMSAVVKMLEADVEIPTPDCPFENPNLDKPSQGSGNGSERYSDSSAFIIS; encoded by the exons ATGAGCGCCTCCCGATATCTTTCTGACAATTCCAATCCAGAGTCGCCTGGCGATCCTTTAAATGGTTCATTCAACTCGACGATGGATCGGTTCTTAGCTGCTGCCATTA TTTCCGGTGTGGTGGGGACTGCAGCAACTATTGCAATCGTGTACTTCATCATCGATTGCTTGAAGAAAGCAGGAACTGCGATCCCAAGCTTGGCCAAGATAGCTACTAATGACTTGGAAAAATTTCCACAAGTTGTTCGTCCTTTGCCATCCGAAGTAATCTCTGTCACCCCGCCAGCTATCTCACCAGGACACAACTGGGATGTGCCCAATGAGTTTGGCACCCTGGAAAGGTTCCTGAATCCTCCCAGGTTTTCTTCAGATCAGCTGGCTGCTTACACCTCAGGTTACGCCACTGTGCTTGGTTCCGGCGCTTATGGAGTTGTCTTCAAAGGGGAGTTGCCGAACGGAACTCTGGTGGCCGTCAAAGTGCTCACGAACGCCCACGACAAGAGGATGAAGGAGCAGTTCATGGCAGAGGTGAGCTCCATTGGAAGAACTCACCACATAAACCTTGTCAGGCTCTATGGCTTTTGCTTTGACCCAACAACAAGGGCGCTCGTCTATGAGTACATGGAAAATGGGTCCCTTGACAAGTTCCTGTTAGGAGACCAGATGGCGATCGATGGTCACAAGATGCATGAGATTGCCGTGGGGACCGCAAAGGGGATTGCCTACTTGCACGAGGAATGCGAGCAGCAGATCGTCCACTATGACATAAAGCCCGGGAACATCCTCCTGGACCAAAACTTGAGGCCGAAGATTGCAGACTTTGGGCTCGCCAAGCTCTGCAATAGGGAAAGCAGTCAGATCCCCATGACAGGGTTTCGTGGCACACACGGGTATGCCGCGCCAGAGATGTCGAAGCCATATCCTGTGACGTACAGGTGCGATGTGTACAGCTTCGGAATGGTCCTATTTGACATCATGGAGAGGAGGATAAATCATGACATGGACCTAAAAGAGTCAATGTCGGGGCTACCACAGTGCACATGGCACATTTTACAGAATGACAGGTTGTTGGAGATGGTTTGCGGGTTTCCTGAGAGTGAAAGAAAGAAGGCGATGATGATGTTGAAGGTGGCTTTGTGGTGCATTCAGTATAAGCCGGAGGCGAGGCCGATGATGAGCGCTGTGGTGAAGATGTTGGAAGCAGATGTGGAAATTCCGACGCCTGATTGTCCGTTCGAGAATCCCAATTTAGATAAGCCTTCTCAGGGCTCGGGAAATGGAAGTGAACGGTACTCGGACTCATCTGCTTTTATCATATCTTAA
- the LOC104439628 gene encoding S-protein homolog 2-like, with amino-acid sequence MENFSASNLLKLIPLLIVLVLVIPKGNVSATKKVVRVQNDLGEVTLMVHCRSKDDDVGVHYLSNGNYTTWPFGDSLIRTIFWCTIKWNGEKEDFTVYDSLRDRVRCWLKCWWSVRPDGAYSFNEKTQQYEKLYAW; translated from the coding sequence ATGGAGAACTTCTCAGCCTCAAACCTTCTGAAGCTGATACCGCTACTCATCGTGCTCGTGCTTGTGATTCCGAAAGGAAATGTTTCCGCAACAAAGAAAGTCGTTCGAGTCCAAAACGATCTGGGCGAAGTTACTCTGATGGTGCATTGCAGATCCAAAGACGACGACGTCGGTGTGCACTACCTTTCCAATGGGAACTACACTACGTGGCCATTCGGTGACAGTCTGATCCGCACGATCTTCTGGTGCACCATCAAGTGGAACGGTGAAAAAGAAGATTTCACGGTTTATGATTCGCTGAGGGATAGGGTTCGATGTTGGCTCAAGTGCTGGTGGAGCGTAAGGCCGGACGGAGCCTACTCTTTTAACGAAAAGACACAGCAATATGAAAAGCTGTATGCCTGGTAA